GCGATCTCCATGAGGCAATATACAGCCTAGAAATATGAAGTCAAACTGTGAGGGGAGAAACCGAAAACATCCATCCATGCGAGCTTACATTCATAAGGCCATAAGCCCATGTTGTACTGTGCGCGTGAATAGGCCCGTGTTTCACTGTCCGCCACACGTGCCCGGAGGAACAAGCCATTAGTGTTCAGACTTACTGTTGGACGTGTTGAAATGGGTTCAGTTAAATGGGCCTGGCAAATAAGGTGGTACAAGTCCCGGTTATGACGACGAGGTAGGGAGACTGAGTCCGTGCACACTGTTCAAGtcttcgtgctgctgctgctgctgctgctgctgcttgctcAGGGGACTCGATGGTTTTCGGTCTCCTGGGAGTTACAAAACACAGATAGAAGTGGGCCTGTGCGTGCAGCTCCCGGTCCAGTGATTATTTATTCTGCGTCTAATGCGAACGATCCGCCTACAAGTCCGAGCAGGTCTGGCCTGCTTCGGATGAACAGTATTTAGCAACACAATTATTACACAATTATACGAGCAAGCTgtgtatttcatttaaaataatgcGCTCAGTCCCTACAGTGCGCACGTGCGTAAAATGGCACggtcaaataataataataataataataataataataataataataataacaataataataataataataataataataataataataataataataataataataatgatgttgcGTACCTTCTCGCTGGTGTTTGAAGGCCATCGGTGCGTGGAGCTCCCCCGCGTGCATTCCCATCCCGCTGCCTGCGTGGGATAAGGCCGCGCTCTGCGGCTGCCAGTGGTGGTGGCCCGGGGCCACGTAGCCGCCCGCTGACCCGCTGTACACCCCGTACTGGTTGGTGGGAGAGTAAGCACACGCTGAGACATAGCCGGACAACGTCGAGGAAGgctgcaggcaaacagacaggaacaaagtgCCCCCAACGAACAACGATTAGGGCCGCGTGCGACAGTGACGTGCGGATTCtgacagttaaaaaaaaaagggagggggggaACGCAAACGGAGCCTGGAGCTTCTCTGACCGTAACAGGCCTCATTAGTGTGGGTACTAGAATGTACACGTGCTCTTCTGACGTGATTATGACAGAACGTCGCTCCGGGGGCTCTAACGTGAAAATCTGTCGCTTTGAATGAACCCTGTTTGAAGCTTCCTGATGTCACAGCTCTGCGAAAGGCCTAAAAGCGTGAGCTAGAATGCGCCAAAGGCCTCTGCCCGGTTTGGAGCAACACTAAACCTTTAGTAGTGAAAAGGCAGTGCGGTGAATGTAGAAACGCACGTGTTGTCGTTTCTTTTACCTGAGCGTATTTTATGTCGGCGTCAATGGCTGACTTGTCAATCCCATTGACCGTGTGAGCTGCTGGGAAGGCTGCTCGGTTCACGCTGCCCCACTCCTCCATTTTTGGTGGATATCCTTCAGTCCCAGCGATGGCTGATGTGGAAACAGCAACGTCATTTCAGTGAAAATAGTCACACACAGCTTTACAATTATATACGTACAAGCTTTGCGCATTCGGCTGTTTGCTTTGTAAAAACGAATCAATTCCTAAACCCCTGCATATTTCCTATAttgtttaaaatatataatcagtcaaacaaacagaggacaTAACACCgcaattatatttaattattgtGCAGTAAATCACACGAACATTCACGAGAATTGTTTAAGTGCGTGAATGTTTATATCTATGGTTAATACTATtaatcttttaaaataaatatgcaacgACTTATTTTAAATATTCCACACTCGTAATAATTTTGATATTTTTGTACttttcgtttttatttttttatagtaCACGTACGGCTCAAACGCATTTTATCATACGTAGAAGAAGCTATAATATTGTATAACTGCTTTATATCTTAAATAACTTTCAATTACagagacataaaaataaaaatcacaattaCTATTTAATAATGCCATATATTTTGTAAAATTATTTTGCCTTTATATGAGAAAAAAAAGCTATTTTTCGAGTCGACTAAAAAGTGGCTGAAAACACTGCGACTAATAAAACATGAGAGGGAAGTAAAATAGTTGAATTGGCTGTTTTAAGGATTAGGGAGGATCTCACACGTGGGTAAAGTGTTTGCCAATGTCTCATTCTGTGAAAAGGTCTGCTGAGAGTGACCTCATTCCCTTCTAGCTGAACGTTAAAGCAGAGACCTGGACACTTTTATGCCTTTCTCGTCGATGCATCAGCTCGTGCGGTGTGATAGGACAATTATTAACGCAGAATAACGTTCCGTCGGCTCGATCGGCCCTTTTAAAGCCCTCAACAGGCGGAGACCTGACGTTCGGGGCACCGCTCTCGCGTTTTTCTCACCTGCGGGATCCATGAACGCTCGTATACCGAGGATGTTGCTGACGGTGTGCGCGGACGGCCAGGCCCTGGATATGCTCACGTGTCCCGCTGTCACCGGTACTCCGGGAGGGCTGCTCATTTTGGGCGACATGGTGTTGGGGTAGGAGTAGGGGTATATGTGGTTGTAGGAGAGCCCGGCCTGCGCCGTGGCTTGCTTGCTGCTCTCGTACTGGTTGGGCTGGGACAGATTTCCAATCTTGTTGCGTAAAATCCTACTGATCGAGCTTACCGACGGCACGTTGTACTTGTCACAAACTCCATCCGCCAAAAGCCTGTCCCGAATCTCCC
Above is a window of Betta splendens chromosome 22, fBetSpl5.4, whole genome shotgun sequence DNA encoding:
- the pax1a gene encoding paired box protein Pax-1a isoform X3: MEQTYGEVNQLGGVFVNGRPLPNAIRLRIVELAQLGIRPCDISRQLRVSHGCVSKILARYNETGSILPGAIGGSKPRVTTPNVVKNIREYKQNDPGIFAWEIRDRLLADGVCDKYNVPSVSSISRILRNKIGNLSQPNQYESSKQATAQAGLSYNHIYPYSYPNTMSPKMSSPPGVPVTAGHVSISRAWPSAHTVSNILGIRAFMDPAAIAGTEGYPPKMEEWGSVNRAAFPAAHTVNGIDKSAIDADIKYAQPSSTLSGYVSACAYSPTNQYGVYSGSAGGYVAPGHHHWQPQSAALSHAGSGMGMHAGELHAPMAFKHQREGQTCSDL
- the pax1a gene encoding paired box protein Pax-1a isoform X2, encoding MEQTYGEVNQLGGVFVNGRPLPNAIRLRIVELAQLGIRPCDISRQLRVSHGCVSKILARYNETGSILPGAIGGSKPRVTTPNVVKNIREYKQNDPGIFAWEIRDRLLADGVCDKYNVPSVSSISRILRNKIGNLSQPNQYESSKQATAQAGLSYNHIYPYSYPNTMSPKMSSPPGVPVTAGHVSISRAWPSAHTVSNILGIRAFMDPAAIAGTEGYPPKMEEWGSVNRAAFPAAHTVNGIDKSAIDADIKYAQYGVYSGSAGGYVAPGHHHWQPQSAALSHAGSGMGMHAGELHAPMAFKHQREGDRKPSSPLSKQQQQQQQQHEDLNSVHGLSLPTSSS
- the pax1a gene encoding paired box protein Pax-1a isoform X1, translated to MEQTYGEVNQLGGVFVNGRPLPNAIRLRIVELAQLGIRPCDISRQLRVSHGCVSKILARYNETGSILPGAIGGSKPRVTTPNVVKNIREYKQNDPGIFAWEIRDRLLADGVCDKYNVPSVSSISRILRNKIGNLSQPNQYESSKQATAQAGLSYNHIYPYSYPNTMSPKMSSPPGVPVTAGHVSISRAWPSAHTVSNILGIRAFMDPAAIAGTEGYPPKMEEWGSVNRAAFPAAHTVNGIDKSAIDADIKYAQPSSTLSGYVSACAYSPTNQYGVYSGSAGGYVAPGHHHWQPQSAALSHAGSGMGMHAGELHAPMAFKHQREGDRKPSSPLSKQQQQQQQQHEDLNSVHGLSLPTSSS